A genomic window from Pseudomonas alcaligenes includes:
- the cysN gene encoding sulfate adenylyltransferase subunit CysN — protein sequence MSHQSDLISQDILAYLAQHERKELLRFLTCGNVDDGKSTLIGRLLHDSKMIYEDHLEAITKDSKKVGTTGDDVDLALLVDGLQAEREQGITIDVAYRYFSTAKRKFIIADTPGHEQYTRNMATGASTCDLAIILIDARYGVQTQTKRHSFIASLLGIKHIVVAINKMDLKGFDQGVFEQIKADYLAFADKINLKPSSLHFVPMSALKGDNVVNRSERSPWYDGQSLMEILESVEIAGDRNLNDMRFPVQYVNRPNLNFRGFAGTLASGVVHKGDEVIALPSGKGSKIKSIVTFEGELEQAGPGQAITLTLEDEIDVSRGDMLVHADNRPQVTDSFDAMLVWMAEEPMLPGKKYDIKRATSYVPGSIPSIVHRVDVNTLERGPASSLQLNEIGRVKVALDAPIALDGYEHNRTTGAFIVIDRLTNGTVGAGMIIADPVGAQGGGHHGKLAHVSTEERAARFGQQPATVLFSGLSGAGKSTLAYAVERKLFDMGRAVYVLDGQNLRHDLNKGLPQDRAGRAENWRRAAQVAKQFNEAGLLTLAAFVAPDAEGREQAKAIVGAERLLTVYVQASPAVCRERDPQGLYAAGGDNIPGESFAYDVPLDADLVIDTQAMSVEEGVKQVLDLLRSRGAI from the coding sequence CGTCGACGACGGCAAGAGCACCCTGATCGGGCGCCTGCTGCACGACTCCAAGATGATCTACGAAGACCATCTGGAAGCCATCACCAAGGACTCCAAGAAGGTCGGCACCACCGGTGACGACGTCGACCTGGCGCTGCTGGTGGACGGCCTGCAGGCCGAGCGCGAGCAGGGCATCACCATCGATGTGGCCTACCGCTACTTCTCGACCGCCAAGCGCAAGTTCATCATCGCCGACACCCCCGGCCATGAGCAGTACACCCGCAACATGGCCACCGGCGCCTCGACCTGCGACCTGGCCATCATCCTGATCGACGCCCGCTACGGCGTGCAGACCCAGACCAAGCGCCACAGCTTTATCGCTTCCTTGCTCGGGATTAAGCACATCGTCGTGGCCATCAACAAGATGGACCTCAAGGGCTTCGACCAGGGCGTGTTCGAGCAGATCAAGGCCGACTACCTGGCCTTCGCTGACAAGATCAACCTCAAGCCCAGCTCGCTGCACTTCGTGCCGATGTCGGCGCTCAAGGGCGACAACGTGGTCAACCGTTCCGAGCGCTCGCCCTGGTACGACGGCCAGTCGCTGATGGAAATCCTCGAAAGCGTGGAGATTGCCGGCGACCGCAACCTCAACGACATGCGCTTCCCGGTGCAGTACGTCAATCGCCCGAACCTGAACTTCCGCGGCTTCGCCGGCACCCTGGCCAGCGGCGTGGTGCACAAGGGCGACGAAGTGATCGCCCTGCCGTCGGGCAAGGGCAGCAAGATCAAGTCCATCGTCACCTTCGAGGGCGAGCTGGAACAGGCCGGCCCGGGCCAGGCCATCACCCTGACCCTGGAAGACGAGATCGACGTGTCGCGCGGCGACATGCTGGTGCATGCCGACAACCGTCCGCAGGTCACCGACAGCTTCGACGCCATGCTGGTGTGGATGGCCGAGGAGCCGATGCTGCCGGGCAAGAAATACGACATCAAGCGCGCCACCAGCTACGTGCCGGGCTCGATCCCGAGCATCGTCCACCGCGTCGACGTCAATACCCTGGAGCGGGGGCCGGCCAGCAGCCTGCAGCTGAACGAGATCGGCCGGGTCAAGGTGGCCCTGGATGCGCCCATCGCCCTCGACGGCTACGAGCACAACCGCACCACTGGCGCCTTCATCGTCATCGACCGCCTGACCAACGGCACCGTCGGTGCCGGCATGATCATCGCCGATCCGGTCGGCGCCCAGGGCGGCGGTCACCACGGCAAGTTGGCCCACGTGTCCACCGAGGAGCGTGCCGCGCGCTTCGGCCAGCAGCCGGCCACCGTGCTGTTCTCGGGCCTGTCCGGCGCCGGCAAGAGCACCCTGGCCTATGCCGTGGAGCGCAAGCTGTTCGACATGGGCCGTGCCGTCTATGTGCTGGATGGCCAGAACCTGCGCCACGACCTGAACAAGGGCCTGCCGCAGGACCGTGCCGGGCGTGCCGAGAACTGGCGGCGTGCCGCCCAGGTGGCCAAGCAGTTCAATGAGGCCGGCCTGCTGACCCTTGCCGCCTTCGTCGCCCCGGATGCCGAGGGCCGCGAACAGGCCAAGGCCATCGTCGGCGCCGAGCGCCTGCTCACCGTCTATGTGCAGGCCTCGCCGGCCGTGTGCCGCGAGCGCGACCCCCAGGGCCTGTATGCCGCCGGTGGCGACAACATCCCGGGCGAGTCCTTCGCCTACGACGTGCCGCTGGATGCCGATCTGGTCATCGACACCCAGGCCATGTCGGTGGAGGAGGGCGTCAAGCAGGTGCTGGATCTGCTGCGTAGCCGCGGCGCGATCTAA
- a CDS encoding YhcB family protein, protein MEQSLTPWLLPAIALLAGVAIGFLAARLLPNAAPSRTQRQLDELQQRFDSYQNEVVTHFNTTASLVKRLTQSYQEVQEHLSEGANRLAADELTRQRLLAALNTEDVKAPRERLTPPKSTEAPKDYAPKEPDAPGTLDESFGLKR, encoded by the coding sequence GTGGAACAATCGCTCACCCCCTGGCTGCTGCCCGCCATCGCCCTGCTCGCCGGCGTGGCCATCGGCTTCCTGGCCGCGCGCCTGCTGCCCAATGCCGCACCCAGCCGCACCCAGCGCCAGCTGGACGAGCTGCAGCAGCGCTTCGACAGCTACCAGAACGAGGTGGTGACCCACTTCAATACCACCGCCAGCCTGGTCAAGCGCCTGACCCAGAGCTACCAGGAAGTGCAGGAACACCTGTCCGAGGGCGCCAATCGCCTGGCCGCCGACGAACTGACCCGCCAGCGCCTGCTGGCCGCGCTGAACACCGAGGACGTGAAAGCCCCGCGCGAGCGCCTGACCCCGCCGAAGAGCACCGAGGCGCCCAAGGACTACGCGCCCAAGGAGCCGGACGCTCCCGGCACCCTGGACGAGAGCTTCGGCCTCAAGCGCTGA
- a CDS encoding alpha/beta hydrolase, with protein sequence MLIRETPLAIDGPCGPLEALCCEVPDARGVALICHPNPVQGGTMLNKVVSTLQRAVRDMGYHTLRFNYRGVGASAGSHDMGSGEVDDAEAVAHWLRGQYPGLPLTLLGFSFGGFVAGALAGRLEDQGVAIARLFMVAPAVHRLQAPEHLPQGGELVVIQPDQDEVIAPEDVYAWSAGLARAHELLKVAECGHFFHGKLPELKDLVQPRIQ encoded by the coding sequence CTGTTGATCCGCGAAACCCCTCTTGCCATCGACGGCCCCTGCGGCCCGCTCGAGGCCCTCTGCTGTGAAGTGCCGGACGCCCGTGGCGTCGCCCTGATCTGCCATCCCAACCCGGTGCAGGGGGGCACCATGCTCAACAAGGTGGTCTCCACCCTGCAGCGCGCCGTGCGCGACATGGGCTACCACACCCTGCGCTTCAACTACCGCGGTGTCGGCGCCAGTGCCGGCAGCCATGACATGGGCAGCGGCGAAGTCGACGATGCCGAGGCCGTGGCGCACTGGCTGCGCGGGCAATACCCCGGGCTGCCGCTGACCCTGCTCGGTTTCTCCTTCGGTGGCTTCGTCGCCGGTGCCCTGGCCGGGCGCCTGGAAGACCAGGGTGTGGCCATTGCCAGGCTGTTCATGGTGGCACCGGCCGTGCATCGCCTGCAGGCGCCCGAACATCTGCCGCAGGGCGGCGAGCTGGTGGTGATCCAACCCGACCAGGATGAAGTCATCGCCCCCGAGGACGTCTATGCCTGGTCCGCGGGGCTGGCGCGTGCCCATGAGCTGCTGAAAGTGGCAGAATGCGGCCACTTTTTTCACGGCAAGTTGCCCGAGCTGAAAGACCTGGTGCAGCCCCGTATCCAATAA
- a CDS encoding tryptophan--tRNA ligase, producing the protein MTTRILTGITTTGTPHLGNYAGAIRPAIVASRAADADSFYFLADYHALIKCDDPARIQRSRLEIAATWLALGLDTDKATFYRQSDIPEIPELCWLLTCVAGKGLLNRAHAYKASVDKNVEAGEDPDAGITMGLFSYPVLMAADILMFNAHKVPVGRDQIQHVEMARDIGQRFNHLFGAGRELFTLPEAVIEEEVATLPGLDGRKMSKSYDNTIPLFGTAKQLKDAIARIVTDSKLPGEPKDVDGSHLFTLYQAFASQAQQAEFRAELEGGLAWGEAKNRLYQLLENELGEARERYNALIARPADLEDILLAGAAKARRIATPFLGELREAVGLRSFREQVQVAAGEKKKAAKSARFVSFRDDDGSFRFRLLDASGEQLLLSKSFADGKAAGQASKALQSGAELDVRSEGLSFSVWLGDEQIGDSPAFADDGALQQAIARLHEALAPQE; encoded by the coding sequence ATGACCACCCGTATCCTCACCGGTATCACCACCACCGGCACCCCGCACCTGGGCAACTACGCCGGCGCCATCCGCCCGGCCATAGTCGCCAGCCGCGCCGCCGACGCCGATTCCTTCTATTTCCTCGCCGACTACCACGCGCTGATCAAGTGCGACGACCCGGCGCGCATCCAGCGCTCGCGCCTGGAGATCGCCGCCACCTGGCTGGCGCTGGGCCTGGATACCGACAAGGCGACCTTCTATCGCCAGTCCGATATCCCCGAGATCCCCGAGCTGTGCTGGCTGCTCACCTGCGTCGCCGGCAAGGGCCTGCTCAACCGCGCCCATGCCTACAAGGCGTCGGTGGACAAGAACGTCGAGGCCGGCGAAGACCCGGACGCCGGCATCACCATGGGCCTGTTCAGCTACCCGGTGCTGATGGCGGCGGACATTCTGATGTTCAACGCGCACAAGGTGCCGGTCGGCCGCGACCAGATCCAGCACGTGGAAATGGCGCGCGACATCGGCCAGCGCTTCAACCATCTGTTTGGTGCCGGCCGCGAGCTGTTCACCCTGCCCGAGGCGGTGATCGAGGAGGAGGTGGCGACCCTGCCCGGCCTCGACGGGCGCAAGATGAGCAAGAGCTACGACAACACCATCCCGCTGTTCGGCACGGCCAAGCAGCTGAAGGACGCCATCGCCCGCATCGTCACCGACTCCAAGCTGCCGGGCGAGCCCAAGGATGTCGACGGCTCGCACCTGTTCACCCTGTACCAGGCCTTCGCCAGCCAGGCGCAGCAGGCCGAGTTCCGTGCCGAGCTGGAAGGCGGCCTGGCCTGGGGCGAGGCGAAGAACCGCCTGTACCAGCTGCTGGAGAACGAGCTGGGCGAGGCGCGCGAGCGCTACAACGCGCTGATCGCTAGGCCCGCCGACCTGGAGGACATCCTCCTGGCCGGCGCGGCCAAGGCGCGCAGGATCGCCACCCCCTTCCTCGGTGAGCTGCGTGAGGCGGTGGGCCTGCGCTCGTTCCGCGAGCAGGTGCAGGTCGCCGCTGGCGAGAAGAAGAAGGCCGCCAAAAGCGCGCGCTTCGTCAGCTTCCGCGACGACGACGGCAGCTTCCGCTTCCGCCTGCTGGATGCTTCGGGCGAGCAGCTGCTGCTGTCGAAATCCTTCGCCGATGGCAAGGCCGCCGGCCAGGCCAGCAAGGCCCTGCAGTCCGGCGCCGAGCTGGATGTGCGCAGCGAGGGGCTGAGCTTCTCGGTGTGGCTGGGCGACGAGCAGATCGGTGACAGCCCGGCCTTTGCCGATGACGGCGCGCTGCAACAGGCCATCGCCCGCCTGCACGAGGCGCTCGCCCCGCAGGAGTGA
- the zapE gene encoding cell division protein ZapE: MTPLERYQADLKRPDFFHDAAQENAVRHLQRLYDELVADSKASSGLLGKLFGKKRQGPVKGIYFWGGVGRGKTYLVDTFFDALPFEQKMRTHFHRFMKRVHEEMRTLKGEKNPLTIIGKRFADEARVICFDEFFVSDITDAMILATLLEELFKNGVSLVATSNIVPDGLYRDGLQRARFLPAIALLKQHTEIVNVDSGVDYRLRALEQAELFHFPLDAEAEISLEKSFRSLLPEHCQVEENKTLMIENRPIVARKEGDDIAWFDFRELCDGPRSQNDYIELGKIYHAVILSNVEQMSVAKDDMARRFINLVDEFYDRNVKLIISAEVELKDLYSGGRLNFEFQRTLSRLLEMQSHEFLSRPHKP; this comes from the coding sequence ATGACTCCTCTTGAGCGTTATCAGGCCGATCTGAAGCGGCCGGACTTCTTCCACGATGCCGCACAGGAAAACGCCGTGCGTCACCTGCAGCGCCTGTACGACGAGCTGGTGGCCGACTCCAAGGCGTCCTCCGGGCTGCTCGGCAAGCTGTTCGGCAAGAAGCGCCAGGGGCCGGTCAAGGGCATCTATTTCTGGGGCGGCGTCGGCCGCGGCAAGACCTACCTGGTCGACACCTTCTTCGATGCGCTGCCCTTCGAGCAGAAGATGCGCACCCACTTCCACCGCTTCATGAAGCGCGTGCACGAGGAAATGCGCACCCTCAAGGGCGAGAAGAACCCGCTGACCATCATCGGCAAGCGCTTCGCCGACGAGGCACGGGTGATCTGCTTCGACGAGTTCTTCGTCAGCGACATCACCGACGCCATGATCCTCGCCACCCTGTTGGAAGAGCTGTTCAAGAACGGCGTGAGCCTGGTGGCCACCTCCAACATCGTGCCGGACGGCCTGTACCGCGACGGCCTGCAGCGCGCGCGTTTCCTGCCGGCCATCGCCCTGCTCAAGCAGCACACCGAGATCGTCAACGTCGACAGCGGCGTGGACTACCGCCTGCGCGCCCTGGAGCAGGCCGAGCTGTTCCACTTCCCGCTGGACGCCGAGGCCGAGATCAGCCTGGAGAAGAGCTTCCGCAGCCTGCTGCCGGAGCACTGCCAGGTGGAAGAGAACAAGACGCTGATGATCGAGAACCGCCCGATCGTGGCGCGCAAGGAGGGCGACGACATCGCCTGGTTCGATTTCCGCGAGCTGTGCGACGGCCCGCGCAGCCAGAACGACTACATCGAGCTGGGCAAGATCTACCACGCGGTGATCCTGTCCAACGTCGAGCAGATGAGCGTAGCCAAGGACGACATGGCGCGGCGCTTCATCAACCTTGTGGACGAGTTCTACGACCGCAACGTCAAGCTGATCATCTCCGCCGAGGTGGAGCTGAAGGATCTGTACAGCGGCGGCCGGCTGAACTTCGAGTTCCAGCGCACCCTCAGCCGTCTGCTGGAGATGCAGTCGCACGAGTTCCTCTCGCGTCCGCACAAACCCTGA
- a CDS encoding GlxA family transcriptional regulator, which yields MAGMRHGKQQGLGAGSAFQIRVLSPDGLAVTSFSEALIPVDGTLDDAEVIILPAFWGDFDVLCQRYPQVIPWLRERHAAGSAICGEATGVFWMAQAGLLDGKEATTYWRFFREFAERFPRVLLNQEKHLSDADNLYCAGGVTSACDLYIYLIERYCGAGIAQGVARDILYETQRSYSPGRIGFGGQKLHQDVAILQVQQWLEEHFAEKFRIEDVARQHGMSIRNFMRRFQAATGDKPLHYLQRLRIETAKGLLSSTRKSIKTISYEVGYDDASFFARLFRQHAELSPNQYRRQFQHKEGA from the coding sequence ATGGCCGGGATGCGCCACGGCAAGCAGCAGGGCCTGGGCGCCGGCTCGGCCTTCCAGATCCGCGTGCTCAGCCCGGACGGCCTGGCGGTGACCAGTTTCAGCGAGGCGCTGATCCCGGTGGACGGCACCCTGGACGACGCCGAGGTGATCATACTGCCGGCCTTCTGGGGCGATTTCGACGTCCTCTGCCAGCGCTACCCGCAGGTGATTCCCTGGCTGCGCGAGCGCCATGCCGCCGGTAGCGCCATCTGCGGCGAGGCCACCGGCGTGTTCTGGATGGCCCAGGCCGGACTGCTCGACGGCAAGGAGGCGACCACCTACTGGCGATTCTTCCGCGAGTTCGCCGAGCGCTTCCCCAGGGTGCTGCTCAACCAGGAAAAACACCTGTCGGACGCCGACAACCTGTACTGCGCCGGCGGCGTCACCTCGGCCTGCGACCTCTACATCTACCTGATCGAACGCTACTGCGGCGCCGGCATCGCCCAGGGCGTGGCGCGCGACATCCTCTACGAGACCCAGCGCAGCTACAGCCCGGGGCGCATCGGCTTCGGCGGGCAGAAGCTGCACCAGGACGTGGCCATCCTGCAGGTGCAACAGTGGCTGGAAGAGCATTTCGCCGAGAAGTTCCGCATCGAGGACGTGGCGCGCCAACACGGCATGAGCATCCGCAACTTCATGCGGCGCTTCCAGGCGGCGACCGGCGACAAGCCGCTGCACTACCTGCAGCGCCTGCGCATCGAAACGGCCAAGGGCCTGCTCTCCTCCACCCGCAAGAGCATCAAGACCATCAGCTACGAGGTCGGCTACGACGACGCCAGCTTCTTCGCCCGCCTGTTCCGCCAGCACGCCGAGCTGTCGCCGAACCAGTACCGCAGGCAGTTCCAGCACAAGGAAGGCGCCTGA
- a CDS encoding acyl-CoA dehydrogenase family protein, producing the protein MIPRTLFSSEHELFRESVRKFFEQEAVPFHAQWEKDGHIDRALWNKAGEAGMLCSHIPEEYGGMGADFLYSAVVIEEQSRLGLSGVGFSLHSDIVAPYILHYGTEEQKLHYLPKLVSGELVTAIAMTEPGTGSDLQGVKTTAVLDGDEYVINGSKTFITNGWLADLVIVVAKTDAKAGAKGISLFLVDAKTPGFSKGKRLEKVGMKAQDTSELFFQDVRIPKANLLGKEGMGFVYLMQELPQERLTVGVGAIASAEAALKWTLDYTRERKAFGRPVADFQNTRFKLAEMATEIQVGRVFVDRCLELHLNKKLDVPTAAMLKYWGTDLQCKVIDECVQLHGGYGYMWEYPIARAWADSRVQRIYAGTNEIMKEIISRAL; encoded by the coding sequence ATGATTCCAAGAACCCTGTTCAGCTCCGAGCACGAGCTGTTCCGCGAGTCCGTCCGCAAGTTCTTCGAGCAGGAGGCGGTGCCCTTCCATGCCCAGTGGGAGAAGGACGGCCACATCGACCGCGCCCTGTGGAACAAGGCCGGCGAGGCCGGCATGCTCTGCTCGCACATCCCCGAGGAGTATGGCGGCATGGGCGCCGACTTCCTCTACAGCGCCGTGGTGATCGAGGAGCAGTCGCGCCTGGGCCTGTCCGGCGTGGGCTTCTCCCTGCACTCGGACATCGTCGCGCCCTACATCCTCCACTACGGCACGGAAGAGCAGAAGCTGCACTACCTGCCCAAGCTGGTCAGCGGCGAGCTGGTCACCGCCATCGCCATGACCGAGCCGGGCACCGGCTCCGATCTGCAGGGAGTGAAGACCACCGCCGTGCTGGACGGCGACGAGTACGTGATCAACGGCTCCAAGACCTTCATCACCAACGGCTGGCTGGCCGACCTGGTGATCGTCGTGGCCAAGACCGATGCCAAGGCCGGCGCCAAGGGCATCAGCCTGTTCCTGGTGGATGCCAAGACGCCCGGTTTCTCCAAGGGCAAGCGCCTGGAAAAGGTTGGCATGAAGGCGCAGGACACCTCCGAGCTGTTCTTCCAGGACGTGCGCATTCCCAAGGCCAACTTGCTGGGCAAGGAGGGCATGGGCTTCGTTTACCTGATGCAGGAACTGCCGCAGGAGCGCCTGACCGTCGGTGTTGGTGCCATCGCCTCGGCCGAGGCGGCGCTGAAGTGGACGCTGGACTACACCCGCGAGCGCAAGGCCTTCGGCCGCCCGGTGGCGGATTTCCAGAACACCCGCTTCAAGCTGGCCGAGATGGCCACCGAGATCCAGGTCGGTCGCGTGTTCGTCGATCGCTGCCTGGAGCTACACCTGAATAAGAAGCTCGATGTGCCGACCGCGGCCATGCTCAAGTACTGGGGCACCGACCTGCAGTGCAAGGTGATCGACGAGTGCGTGCAGCTGCACGGCGGCTACGGATACATGTGGGAATATCCGATCGCCCGCGCCTGGGCCGACTCGCGGGTGCAGCGCATCTACGCCGGCACCAACGAGATCATGAAGGAAATCATCAGCCGCGCCCTGTAA